A window from Longimicrobiales bacterium encodes these proteins:
- a CDS encoding DUF1207 domain-containing protein, producing the protein MHAQAGDWLLPRTRNFRHPVADPLSPRFGLGLLATDLLRSRGPERLPFVLGDSADAAHDVQATAALGGTLPLARLREWQGGSAVLAVEAAAFARFRIEYPSRDDLGTDWFISLPVEVRHNDWSGRIALMHRSSHLGDEFMIASGAERIEFGHEALEVNAVRQLGPTRLYAGGAWVFRSNTEYELRARGLGRYDRAELDLGAEHEWSLGPLGEAFAGVDLHAAERTDWNASIAVVAGAGLTYGGRAVRLVARFHDGVSRLGEFFLTDERYVGLELVIVP; encoded by the coding sequence CGCGCACGCGCAACTTCCGCCATCCGGTCGCGGATCCGCTGTCACCACGCTTCGGCCTCGGGCTGCTCGCGACTGACCTGTTGCGCTCGCGCGGACCGGAGCGACTGCCGTTCGTGCTCGGCGATTCCGCGGATGCCGCCCACGACGTGCAGGCGACTGCAGCGCTTGGCGGCACACTGCCGCTCGCCCGGCTCCGCGAGTGGCAGGGTGGCAGTGCGGTGCTTGCAGTCGAGGCGGCGGCCTTTGCGCGCTTCCGAATCGAGTACCCGAGCCGGGACGATCTCGGAACGGACTGGTTCATCAGTCTGCCGGTCGAAGTGCGGCACAACGACTGGTCAGGCCGCATCGCGCTCATGCACCGCAGCTCGCACCTCGGTGACGAGTTCATGATCGCGTCCGGCGCGGAGCGCATCGAGTTCGGCCACGAGGCGCTCGAGGTGAATGCGGTGCGCCAGCTCGGGCCCACCCGCCTGTACGCCGGCGGCGCGTGGGTATTCCGCTCGAACACGGAGTACGAGTTGCGCGCACGCGGCCTGGGGCGGTACGACCGCGCCGAGCTCGACCTGGGCGCGGAGCACGAGTGGTCGCTGGGGCCGCTGGGAGAGGCCTTTGCCGGCGTGGATCTGCATGCCGCGGAGCGGACCGACTGGAACGCCTCCATCGCCGTGGTCGCCGGTGCCGGGCTGACCTACGGCGGCCGGGCCGTTCGCCTCGTCGCCCGTTTTCATGACGGCGTTTCACGGCTGGGCGAATTCTTCCTGACCGACGAGCGCTATGTCGGGCTGGAGCTCGTGATCGTTCCCTGA